The Mastomys coucha isolate ucsf_1 unplaced genomic scaffold, UCSF_Mcou_1 pScaffold4, whole genome shotgun sequence genome has a segment encoding these proteins:
- the Mgat4c gene encoding alpha-1,3-mannosyl-glycoprotein 4-beta-N-acetylglucosaminyltransferase C isoform X1, translated as MLTFYQMKYIFQILDKMRCLRKRSTVSFLGVLVVFLLFMNLYIEDSYVLEGDKQLIRETSTHQLNSERYVHTFKDLSNFSGTINVTYRYLAATPLQRKRYLTIGLSSVKRKKGNYLLETIKSIFEQSSYEELKEISVVVHLADFNSSWRDAMVQDITQKFAHHIIAGRLMVIHAPEEYYPVLDGLKRNYNDPEDRVRFRSKQNVDYAFLLNFCANTSDYYVMLEDDVRCSRNFLTAIKKVIASLEGTYWVTLEFSKLGYIGKLYHSHDLPRLAHFLLMFYQEMPCDWLLTHFRGLLAQKNVIRFKPSLFQHMGYYSSYKGTENKLKDDDFEEESFDIPDNPPASLYTNMNVFENYEASKAYSSVDEYFWGKPPSIGDTFVIIFENPITIKKIKVNTGTEDRQNDILHHGALDVGEKLIFSKQIRQCDTYLRLGEFKNGYFEMSDVNQKIPFDIHCMRICVTKTQKEWLIIRSISIWTS; from the exons ATGCTTACATTTTatcaaatgaaatatatttttcaaatactgGATAAAATGAGATGCTTGCGAAAACGTTCTACAGTGTCATTCTTGGgagttcttgttgtttttctactATTCATGAACTTGTACATTGAAGATAGCTATGTTCTG GAAGGCGACAAGCAACTTATAAGGGAAACATCGACACATCAACTTAATTCTGAACGCTATGTTCACACTTTCAAGGATTTATCAAACTTCTCAGGAACTATAAATGTCACCTATCGCTACCTGGCTGCCACACCTTTACAGAGAAAAC GATATCTCACAATTGGACTTTCATCAGTGAAACggaaaaaaggaaattatttacTTGAAACAATCAAGTCAATTTTTGAACAGTCCAGCTATGAAGAACTAAAGGAAATTTCAGTTGTAGTACATCTAGCAGACTTCAATTCATCATGGCGTGATGCCATGGTTCAAGATATTACACAGAAATTTGCCCATCATATTATTGCAGGAAGATTAATGGTTATCCATGCTCCTGAAGAATATTATCCTGTTCTGGATGGTCTTAAAAGAAATTACAATGACCCAGAAGACAGAGTCAGATTTCGTTCCAAGCAAAATGTAGATTATGCTTTTCTGCTAAATTTCTGTGCCAATACTTCTGACTATTATGTGATGCTTGAAGATGATGTCCGGTGTTCCAGAAATTTCTTAACTGCCATCAAGAAAGTCATCGCATCTTTGGAAGGAACATACTGGGTAACTCTTGAGTTCTCTAAACTTGGCTACATTGGTAAACTCTATCATTCTCATGATCTCCCACGTCTGGCCCATTTCTTATTAATGTTTTATCAAGAAATGCCCTGTGATTGGCTATTGACTCATTTCCGAGGGCTACTGGCTCAGAAAAATGTGATTCGATTTAAACCTTCTCTCTTTCAGCACATGGGGTATTATTCATCCTATAAAGGAACGGAGAATAAACTGAAGGATGATGACTTTGAAGAGGAGTCATTTGACATCCCTGATAACCCCCCAGCAAGTCTCTACACCAATATGAATGTCTTTGAAAACTATGAAGCAAGCAAGGCTTACAGTAGTGTTGATGAGTACTTTTGGGGAAAGCCACCTTCAATAGGAGATACATTCGTTATTATATTTGAAAATCcaattacaattaaaaaaattaaagtgaatacTGGAACAGAAGACCGGCAGAATGACATTTTACATCACGGAGCCCTAGATGTTGGAGAAAAACTTATTTTTAGCAAACAAATAAGACAATGTGATACTTATTTAAGACTAGGAGAATTCAAAAATGGATACTTTGAAATGTCAGATGTGAATCAAAAAATTCCTTTTGACATACATTGCATGAGGATATGTGTcaccaaaacacagaaagaatggCTGATAATTAGGAGCATCAGTATTTGGACTTCCTAG
- the Mgat4c gene encoding alpha-1,3-mannosyl-glycoprotein 4-beta-N-acetylglucosaminyltransferase C isoform X2, with product MLTFYQMKYIFQILDKMRCLRKRSTVSFLGVLVVFLLFMNLYIEDSYVLEGDKQLIRETSTHQLNSERYVHTFKDLSNFSGTINVTYRYLAATPLQRKRYLTIGLSSVKRKKGNYLLETIKSIFEQSSYEELKEISVVVHLADFNSSWRDAMVQDITQKFAHHIIAGRLMVIHAPEEYYPVLDGLKRNYNDPEDRVRFRSKQNVDYAFLLNFCANTSDYYVMLEDDVRCSRNFLTAIKKVIASLEGTYWHMGYYSSYKGTENKLKDDDFEEESFDIPDNPPASLYTNMNVFENYEASKAYSSVDEYFWGKPPSIGDTFVIIFENPITIKKIKVNTGTEDRQNDILHHGALDVGEKLIFSKQIRQCDTYLRLGEFKNGYFEMSDVNQKIPFDIHCMRICVTKTQKEWLIIRSISIWTS from the exons ATGCTTACATTTTatcaaatgaaatatatttttcaaatactgGATAAAATGAGATGCTTGCGAAAACGTTCTACAGTGTCATTCTTGGgagttcttgttgtttttctactATTCATGAACTTGTACATTGAAGATAGCTATGTTCTG GAAGGCGACAAGCAACTTATAAGGGAAACATCGACACATCAACTTAATTCTGAACGCTATGTTCACACTTTCAAGGATTTATCAAACTTCTCAGGAACTATAAATGTCACCTATCGCTACCTGGCTGCCACACCTTTACAGAGAAAAC GATATCTCACAATTGGACTTTCATCAGTGAAACggaaaaaaggaaattatttacTTGAAACAATCAAGTCAATTTTTGAACAGTCCAGCTATGAAGAACTAAAGGAAATTTCAGTTGTAGTACATCTAGCAGACTTCAATTCATCATGGCGTGATGCCATGGTTCAAGATATTACACAGAAATTTGCCCATCATATTATTGCAGGAAGATTAATGGTTATCCATGCTCCTGAAGAATATTATCCTGTTCTGGATGGTCTTAAAAGAAATTACAATGACCCAGAAGACAGAGTCAGATTTCGTTCCAAGCAAAATGTAGATTATGCTTTTCTGCTAAATTTCTGTGCCAATACTTCTGACTATTATGTGATGCTTGAAGATGATGTCCGGTGTTCCAGAAATTTCTTAACTGCCATCAAGAAAGTCATCGCATCTTTGGAAGGAACATACTGG CACATGGGGTATTATTCATCCTATAAAGGAACGGAGAATAAACTGAAGGATGATGACTTTGAAGAGGAGTCATTTGACATCCCTGATAACCCCCCAGCAAGTCTCTACACCAATATGAATGTCTTTGAAAACTATGAAGCAAGCAAGGCTTACAGTAGTGTTGATGAGTACTTTTGGGGAAAGCCACCTTCAATAGGAGATACATTCGTTATTATATTTGAAAATCcaattacaattaaaaaaattaaagtgaatacTGGAACAGAAGACCGGCAGAATGACATTTTACATCACGGAGCCCTAGATGTTGGAGAAAAACTTATTTTTAGCAAACAAATAAGACAATGTGATACTTATTTAAGACTAGGAGAATTCAAAAATGGATACTTTGAAATGTCAGATGTGAATCAAAAAATTCCTTTTGACATACATTGCATGAGGATATGTGTcaccaaaacacagaaagaatggCTGATAATTAGGAGCATCAGTATTTGGACTTCCTAG